Proteins from a single region of Streptomyces sp. Tu 3180:
- a CDS encoding geranylgeranyl reductase family protein: MTEPLSDNTADVIVVGAGPAGSTTAYHLARSGLDVLLLEKTEFPREKVCGDGLTPRAVKQLVSMGIDVSEEAGWLRNKGLRIIGGGVRLQLDWPDLASFPDYGLVRKRDDFDEQLARQAQKAGARLYERCNVGAPIVDERTGRITGVKARLGEDKREVTFHAPLVVAADGNSTRLSLAMGLHRREDRPMGVAVRTYFTSPRHDDDYLESWLELWDRRGPQDRLLPGYGWIFGMGDGTSNVGLGVLNTSESFKELDWREVLKAWCASMPEDWGYTPDNMTGPIRGAALPMAFNRQPHYTRGLLLVGDAGGLVNPFNGEGIAYAMESGQIAADVIVQAHARATPAQRETALQRYPRVLKDTYGGYYTLGRAFVKLIGNPKVMQIAAQRGLTHPLLMKFTLKLLANLTDPTGGDAMDRIINGLSKVAPKA; the protein is encoded by the coding sequence GTGACCGAGCCCCTCTCCGACAACACCGCCGACGTGATCGTCGTGGGCGCGGGGCCAGCCGGCTCCACCACCGCGTACCACCTGGCCAGGTCCGGACTCGACGTGCTCCTGCTGGAGAAGACCGAGTTCCCGCGGGAGAAGGTCTGCGGCGACGGACTCACCCCGCGTGCCGTGAAGCAGCTGGTGTCGATGGGCATCGACGTCTCCGAGGAGGCCGGCTGGCTGCGCAACAAGGGCCTGCGCATCATCGGCGGCGGCGTCCGCCTCCAGCTGGACTGGCCGGATCTCGCCTCCTTCCCCGACTACGGACTGGTCCGCAAGCGCGACGACTTCGACGAGCAGCTCGCCCGGCAGGCCCAGAAGGCCGGTGCCCGGCTGTACGAGCGCTGCAACGTGGGCGCGCCGATCGTCGACGAGCGCACCGGGCGCATCACGGGCGTGAAGGCCAGGCTCGGCGAGGACAAGCGGGAAGTCACCTTCCACGCCCCGCTGGTGGTGGCCGCCGACGGCAACTCCACCCGGCTGTCCCTGGCGATGGGGCTGCACCGCCGCGAGGACCGCCCGATGGGTGTCGCGGTGCGCACGTACTTCACCTCGCCGCGCCACGACGACGACTACCTGGAGTCCTGGCTGGAGCTGTGGGACCGCCGCGGCCCGCAGGACCGCCTGCTGCCCGGCTACGGCTGGATCTTCGGCATGGGCGACGGGACGAGCAACGTCGGTCTCGGCGTGCTCAACACCTCGGAGTCCTTCAAGGAGCTGGACTGGCGCGAGGTCCTCAAGGCCTGGTGCGCCTCGATGCCCGAGGACTGGGGCTACACCCCGGACAACATGACCGGCCCGATCCGCGGCGCCGCGCTGCCCATGGCCTTCAACCGCCAGCCGCACTACACGCGCGGGCTGCTGCTCGTCGGCGACGCGGGCGGCCTGGTGAACCCGTTCAACGGCGAGGGCATCGCCTACGCCATGGAGTCCGGGCAGATCGCCGCCGACGTCATCGTGCAGGCACACGCGCGGGCCACGCCGGCCCAGCGGGAGACCGCCCTCCAGCGCTACCCGCGCGTCCTGAAGGACACCTACGGCGGCTACTACACGCTCGGCCGCGCCTTCGTGAAGCTCATCGGCAACCCGAAGGTCATGCAGATCGCCGCCCAGCGCGGTCTGACGCACCCGCTGCTGATGAAGTTCACCCTGAAGCTGCTCGCCAACCTGACGGACCCGACGGGCGGCGACGCGATGGACCGCATCATCAACGGCCTGAGCAAGGTGGCGCCGAAGGCGTGA
- a CDS encoding C40 family peptidase: MKEPLVPVVPMSHTAHIRSHRKPRRTAQSALAVRAGVAGGVLSTLAVAGASGSANAAEPVTQTLELPTLTADLAAQVAQSADATQQAAANYQLQAERDAAAAQAAKEAKADLAEAKKKAEAKKKAAEEARKAAAERAARDAERTALSAPASASASASTTTTASAPASGSVATVIAFLRAQVGDAYVMGASGPNAWDCSSLVQAAFKQVGVDLPRVSQDQSMAGTDIPLSQIQVGDILYWGGKGSAYHVGVYIGNGQYLDAANPSKGVVIQDLSGYPASGAVRVL; the protein is encoded by the coding sequence ATGAAGGAGCCCCTGGTACCGGTTGTTCCCATGTCCCACACCGCTCACATACGCAGCCACCGGAAGCCCCGCCGTACCGCGCAGTCCGCGCTCGCCGTGCGGGCCGGAGTTGCCGGTGGCGTCCTCAGCACCCTGGCAGTGGCCGGGGCGTCGGGTTCGGCGAACGCCGCCGAGCCGGTGACGCAGACCCTCGAACTGCCCACCCTGACGGCCGACCTGGCCGCCCAGGTCGCCCAGTCCGCGGACGCCACCCAGCAGGCCGCCGCGAACTACCAGCTGCAGGCCGAGCGCGACGCGGCCGCCGCCCAGGCCGCCAAGGAGGCCAAGGCGGACCTCGCCGAGGCCAAGAAGAAGGCCGAGGCGAAGAAGAAGGCCGCGGAGGAGGCCCGCAAGGCCGCCGCCGAGCGCGCCGCGCGCGACGCCGAGCGCACCGCCCTGTCCGCCCCCGCCTCCGCCTCCGCTTCCGCCTCCACCACCACGACGGCGTCCGCGCCGGCCAGCGGCAGCGTCGCCACGGTCATCGCCTTCCTCAGGGCGCAGGTGGGCGACGCCTACGTCATGGGCGCCTCGGGCCCCAACGCCTGGGACTGCTCGAGCCTGGTGCAGGCCGCGTTCAAGCAGGTCGGCGTCGACCTGCCGCGCGTGTCGCAGGACCAGTCCATGGCGGGCACCGACATCCCGCTGTCCCAGATCCAGGTCGGCGACATCCTCTACTGGGGCGGCAAGGGCTCCGCGTACCACGTGGGCGTCTACATCGGCAACGGCCAGTACCTGGACGCCGCCAACCCCTCCAAGGGCGTCGTCATCCAGGACCTCTCCGGCTACCCCGCGTCGGGTGCCGTGCGCGTGCTCTGA
- a CDS encoding NADH-quinone oxidoreductase subunit A: MNAYAPILVLGALGAGFAIFSVVMATLIGPKRYNRAKLEAYECGIEPTPTPAGGGRFPIKYYLTAMLFIVFDIEIVFLYPWAVTFDALGIFGLVEMLLFVLTVFVAYAYVWRRGGLEWD, from the coding sequence GTGAACGCGTATGCGCCCATCCTCGTACTGGGAGCCCTCGGGGCAGGCTTTGCGATCTTCTCCGTGGTCATGGCCACGCTGATCGGTCCGAAGCGGTACAACCGCGCCAAGCTCGAGGCCTACGAGTGCGGTATCGAGCCGACCCCCACGCCGGCCGGCGGCGGGCGCTTCCCCATCAAGTACTACCTGACGGCGATGCTCTTCATCGTCTTCGACATCGAGATCGTCTTCCTCTACCCCTGGGCCGTCACCTTCGACGCCCTGGGGATCTTCGGGCTCGTGGAGATGCTGCTCTTCGTGCTCACCGTCTTCGTCGCGTACGCGTACGTATGGCGGCGCGGCGGCCTGGAATGGGACTGA
- a CDS encoding NADH-quinone oxidoreductase subunit B — protein sequence MGLEEKLPSGFLLTTVEQAAGWVRKSSVFPATFGLACCAIEMMTTGAGRYDLARFGMEVFRGSPRQADLMIVAGRVSQKMAPVLRQVYDQMPNPKWVISMGVCASSGGMFNNYAIVQGVDHIVPVDIYLPGCPPRPEMLMDAILKLHQKIQSSKLGVNAEEAAREAEEAALKALPTIEMKGLLR from the coding sequence ATGGGACTCGAGGAAAAGCTGCCGAGCGGCTTCCTGCTGACCACCGTCGAGCAGGCCGCGGGCTGGGTGCGCAAGTCGTCCGTCTTCCCCGCCACGTTCGGCCTCGCCTGCTGTGCCATCGAGATGATGACCACCGGCGCCGGCCGCTACGACCTGGCGCGCTTCGGCATGGAGGTCTTCCGCGGCTCACCGCGGCAGGCGGACCTCATGATCGTCGCCGGCCGGGTCAGCCAGAAGATGGCGCCCGTGCTGCGGCAGGTCTACGACCAGATGCCGAACCCCAAGTGGGTGATCTCCATGGGGGTCTGCGCCTCCTCGGGCGGCATGTTCAACAACTACGCGATCGTCCAGGGCGTCGACCACATCGTCCCGGTCGACATCTACCTCCCCGGCTGCCCGCCCCGGCCCGAGATGCTGATGGACGCCATCCTCAAGCTCCACCAGAAGATCCAGAGCTCCAAGCTCGGCGTGAACGCCGAGGAGGCGGCCCGCGAGGCGGAGGAGGCGGCGCTCAAGGCCCTGCCCACGATCGAGATGAAGGGGCTGCTGCGATGA
- a CDS encoding NADH-quinone oxidoreductase subunit C has protein sequence MSDANGTGGAGGGVNPEKDLSAENLPGQRGQGGEEIRVQRGMFGAGNGGDTSGYGGLVRSVRLPGPAARPYGGWFDEVADELEGALEEQGLLPENAIEKTVVDRGELTFHIEREHLVRVARTLRDDPALRFELCTGVSGVHYPNDKGRELHAVYHLRSITHNRLIRLEVSAPDGDPHIPSLFSVYPTNDWHERETYDFFGIVFDGHPALTRIMMPDDWQGHPQRKDYSLGGIPVEYKGAQIPAPDQRRSYS, from the coding sequence ATGAGCGACGCGAACGGCACCGGCGGCGCGGGGGGCGGGGTCAACCCCGAGAAGGACCTCTCCGCCGAGAACCTCCCCGGCCAGCGCGGCCAGGGCGGCGAGGAGATCCGCGTCCAGCGCGGCATGTTCGGCGCCGGCAACGGCGGCGACACCTCCGGCTACGGCGGCCTGGTCCGCTCGGTCCGGCTCCCGGGACCGGCGGCCCGCCCCTACGGCGGATGGTTCGACGAGGTCGCCGACGAGCTCGAGGGCGCCCTGGAGGAGCAGGGACTGCTCCCCGAGAACGCCATCGAGAAGACGGTCGTCGACCGCGGCGAACTCACCTTCCACATCGAACGCGAGCACCTGGTCCGCGTCGCCCGCACCCTGCGCGACGACCCGGCGCTGCGCTTCGAGCTGTGCACCGGCGTCAGCGGCGTGCACTACCCGAACGACAAGGGCCGCGAGCTGCACGCCGTCTACCACCTGCGCTCGATCACCCACAACCGGCTCATCCGCCTGGAGGTCAGCGCGCCCGACGGCGACCCGCACATCCCGTCGCTGTTCTCGGTCTACCCGACGAACGACTGGCACGAGCGCGAGACGTACGACTTCTTCGGCATCGTCTTCGACGGTCACCCGGCCCTGACGCGGATCATGATGCCGGACGACTGGCAGGGCCACCCGCAGCGCAAGGACTACTCCCTCGGCGGCATCCCCGTCGAGTACAAGGGCGCCCAGATCCCGGCTCCGGACCAGCGGAGGTCGTACTCGTGA
- a CDS encoding NADH-quinone oxidoreductase subunit D gives MSTPHPSPGHHPSSSPSGTASSTASARETTEGTVYTVTGGDWDEVVQTAARADDERIVVNMGPQHPSTHGVLRLILEIDGETVTEARCGIGYLHTGIEKNLEYRTWTQGTTFVTRMDYLTSFFNETAYCLAVEKLLGIEDQVPDRASIIRVLLMELNRLSSHLVCIATGGMELGATTIMIYGFRDRELILDIYELITGLRMNHAYIRPGGLAQDLPPGAVDQIREFVKKMEKNLPEYDKLATGNPIFKARMQDIGYLDLAGCMALGATGPILRSTGLPHDLRKAQPYCGYETYDFEVPTADTCDAYGRFLIRLEEMRQSLHIVEQCLDRLQPGPVMVADKKIAWPAQLALGPDGLGNSLDHIKKIMGTSMEALIHHFKLVTEGFRVPPGQAYAAVESPKGELGVHVVSDGGTRPYRVHFRDPSFTNLQAMAAMCEGGQVADVIVAVASIDPVMGGVDR, from the coding sequence GTGAGCACTCCCCACCCGTCGCCCGGCCACCACCCCTCATCGAGTCCCTCCGGGACCGCCTCCTCGACGGCATCGGCACGCGAGACCACCGAGGGCACCGTCTACACGGTCACCGGTGGCGACTGGGACGAGGTCGTCCAGACCGCGGCCCGCGCCGACGACGAGCGCATCGTCGTCAACATGGGTCCGCAGCACCCGTCCACCCACGGCGTGCTCCGCCTGATCCTGGAGATCGACGGCGAGACCGTCACCGAGGCCCGCTGCGGCATCGGCTACCTCCACACCGGCATCGAGAAGAACCTCGAGTACCGGACGTGGACGCAGGGCACCACGTTCGTGACGCGCATGGACTACCTGACGTCGTTCTTCAACGAGACGGCGTACTGCCTCGCGGTCGAGAAGCTCCTCGGCATCGAGGACCAGGTGCCCGACCGCGCCTCGATCATCCGCGTGCTCCTGATGGAGCTGAACCGGCTCTCCTCCCACCTGGTGTGCATCGCCACCGGCGGCATGGAGCTCGGCGCCACCACGATCATGATCTACGGCTTCCGCGACCGCGAGCTCATCCTCGACATCTACGAGCTCATCACGGGCCTGAGGATGAACCACGCCTACATCCGCCCCGGCGGACTCGCCCAGGACCTGCCGCCCGGCGCGGTGGACCAGATCCGCGAGTTCGTGAAGAAGATGGAGAAGAACCTCCCGGAGTACGACAAGCTCGCCACCGGGAACCCCATCTTCAAGGCCCGCATGCAGGACATCGGCTACCTGGACCTGGCCGGCTGCATGGCCCTCGGCGCCACCGGCCCGATCCTGCGCTCCACCGGACTGCCGCACGACCTGCGCAAGGCCCAGCCGTACTGCGGGTACGAGACCTACGACTTCGAGGTCCCGACCGCCGACACCTGCGACGCCTACGGCCGCTTCCTGATCCGGCTGGAGGAGATGCGCCAGTCGCTGCACATCGTCGAGCAGTGCCTGGACCGGCTCCAGCCCGGACCGGTCATGGTCGCCGACAAGAAGATCGCCTGGCCCGCCCAGCTCGCCCTGGGACCGGACGGACTGGGCAACTCCCTCGACCACATCAAGAAGATCATGGGTACCTCCATGGAGGCCCTGATCCACCACTTCAAGCTGGTCACCGAGGGCTTCCGGGTCCCGCCGGGACAGGCGTACGCGGCGGTCGAGTCGCCCAAGGGCGAGCTCGGCGTGCACGTCGTCTCCGACGGCGGCACCCGCCCCTACCGGGTCCACTTCCGCGACCCGTCCTTCACCAACCTTCAGGCCATGGCGGCGATGTGCGAGGGCGGCCAGGTCGCCGACGTCATCGTCGCCGTCGCGTCCATCGACCCCGTGATGGGAGGCGTCGACCGGTGA
- the nuoE gene encoding NADH-quinone oxidoreductase subunit NuoE: MTTSSSERGVSLGMPELPAPAYPDDVRARLEADAREVIARYPDSRSALLPLLHLVQSEEGHVTRTGMQFCADVLGLTTAEVTAVATFYTMYRRKPSGDYQVGVCTNTLCAVMGGDAIFEELQEHLGVGNGETTDDGKVTLEHIECNAACDFAPVVMVNWEFFDNQTPESAKRMVDDLRAGRPVAPTRGAPLCTFKETARILAGFPDEREGAVEATGSAGPASLVGLRLAKGEDAAARVVHPRGEAPQDAPPHEPSPTEHLSSHDAPQDTSASDPAHPTGPDAEEGE, translated from the coding sequence GTGACCACCTCTTCTTCGGAGCGGGGCGTCAGCCTGGGCATGCCCGAACTGCCCGCACCCGCCTACCCGGACGACGTCCGGGCCCGGCTGGAGGCCGACGCGCGCGAGGTCATCGCCCGCTACCCGGACTCCCGGTCCGCCCTGCTGCCGCTGCTGCACCTCGTGCAGTCGGAGGAGGGCCACGTCACGCGCACCGGGATGCAGTTCTGCGCGGACGTGCTCGGCCTCACCACGGCCGAGGTGACCGCGGTCGCCACCTTCTACACCATGTACCGGCGCAAGCCGAGCGGCGACTACCAGGTCGGGGTGTGCACCAACACCCTGTGCGCCGTCATGGGCGGCGACGCGATCTTCGAGGAGCTCCAGGAGCACCTGGGCGTCGGCAACGGCGAGACCACCGACGACGGCAAGGTCACCCTGGAGCACATCGAGTGCAACGCGGCCTGCGACTTCGCGCCCGTGGTGATGGTCAACTGGGAGTTCTTCGACAACCAGACCCCCGAGAGCGCCAAGCGCATGGTCGACGACCTGCGCGCCGGCCGCCCGGTCGCGCCCACCCGCGGGGCGCCCCTGTGCACCTTCAAGGAGACGGCCCGCATCCTGGCCGGCTTCCCCGACGAGCGCGAGGGGGCCGTCGAGGCCACCGGAAGCGCGGGACCCGCTTCCCTGGTCGGCCTGAGGCTCGCCAAGGGGGAGGACGCCGCCGCGCGAGTGGTGCACCCACGCGGCGAGGCCCCCCAGGACGCCCCGCCGCACGAGCCGTCGCCCACCGAGCACCTCAGCTCGCACGACGCGCCGCAGGACACGTCGGCCTCCGACCCGGCCCACCCGACGGGCCCCGACGCCGAGGAGGGGGAGTGA
- the nuoF gene encoding NADH-quinone oxidoreductase subunit NuoF, translating to MMTLAPELKDMSPQKLLAPVLSAFWDEDESWTLDVYRRHEGYEGLRKALAMSPDDVIAYVKDSGLRGRGGAGFPTGMKWQFIPQGDGKPHYLVVNADESEPGTCKDIPLLFANPHSLIEGIVIACYAIRSSHAFIYLRGEVVPVLRRLHAAVREAREAGFLGENVLGSGLDLELTVHAGAGAYICGEETALLDSLEGRRGQPRLRPPFPAVAGLYACPTVVNNVESIASVPAIMNRGKEWFRSMGSEKSPGFTLYSLSGHVASPGQYEAPLGITLRQLLEMSGGMRPGHRLKFWTPGGSSTPMFTDEHLDVPLDYEGVGAAGSMLGTKALQCFDETTCVVRAVTRWTEFYAHESCGKCTPCREGTYWLVQLLRDIEAGKGRMSDLDKLNDIADNINGKSFCALGDGAASPIFSSLKYFREEYEQHITGRGCPFDPARSTAWADHRTEVNA from the coding sequence GTGATGACCTTGGCACCCGAACTCAAGGACATGAGCCCTCAGAAGCTGCTCGCACCCGTGCTGTCGGCCTTCTGGGACGAGGACGAGTCCTGGACGCTGGACGTCTACAGGAGGCACGAGGGGTACGAGGGACTGCGCAAGGCGCTCGCCATGTCGCCGGACGACGTCATCGCGTACGTCAAGGACTCCGGCCTGCGCGGGCGCGGCGGCGCCGGCTTCCCGACGGGAATGAAGTGGCAGTTCATCCCCCAGGGGGACGGCAAGCCCCACTACCTCGTCGTCAACGCCGACGAGTCGGAGCCGGGGACCTGCAAGGACATCCCGCTCCTCTTCGCGAACCCGCACAGCCTCATCGAGGGCATCGTGATCGCCTGCTACGCGATCAGGTCGTCGCACGCCTTCATCTACCTCCGCGGTGAGGTGGTCCCCGTCCTGCGGCGGTTGCACGCGGCCGTGCGCGAGGCCCGTGAGGCCGGCTTCCTCGGCGAGAACGTCCTGGGCAGCGGACTCGACCTCGAACTCACCGTGCACGCGGGCGCGGGCGCGTACATCTGCGGTGAGGAGACCGCACTGCTCGACTCGCTCGAAGGCCGCCGGGGCCAGCCGCGGCTGCGTCCCCCCTTCCCCGCCGTCGCGGGCCTCTACGCGTGCCCGACCGTGGTGAACAACGTCGAGTCGATCGCTTCGGTTCCCGCCATCATGAACCGGGGCAAGGAGTGGTTCCGCTCGATGGGCAGCGAGAAGTCCCCGGGCTTCACGCTCTACTCGCTCAGCGGCCACGTCGCCAGCCCCGGCCAGTACGAGGCGCCCCTCGGCATCACGCTGCGCCAGCTGCTCGAGATGAGCGGTGGCATGCGGCCCGGGCACCGCCTGAAGTTCTGGACGCCGGGCGGCTCCTCGACGCCGATGTTCACCGACGAGCACCTCGACGTCCCCCTCGACTACGAGGGAGTGGGCGCCGCGGGTTCCATGCTCGGCACCAAGGCCCTGCAGTGCTTCGACGAGACGACCTGCGTCGTCCGCGCCGTCACCCGCTGGACCGAGTTCTACGCCCACGAGTCCTGCGGCAAGTGCACACCCTGCCGCGAGGGCACCTACTGGCTCGTGCAGCTGCTGCGCGACATCGAGGCCGGCAAGGGCCGGATGTCCGACCTGGACAAGCTGAACGACATCGCCGACAACATCAACGGCAAGTCCTTCTGCGCCCTCGGCGACGGCGCCGCCTCGCCGATCTTCTCCTCGCTCAAGTACTTCCGCGAGGAGTACGAGCAGCACATCACGGGCCGTGGCTGCCCCTTCGACCCGGCCAGGTCCACGGCCTGGGCCGACCACCGTACGGAGGTGAACGCATGA